Within Spinacia oleracea cultivar Varoflay chromosome 4, BTI_SOV_V1, whole genome shotgun sequence, the genomic segment AAGCTGGTATAAAACGAGGCTTGGTTAGTGGGGCAGGTTTTGGGGTGTCCTTTGCTTTCCTTTTCGGTGTGTATGGCGTCTGTTTCTACGCAGGAGCACAGCTTGTTGGCCATGGAAGAACAACTTTTCCTGATGTTTTCAGAGTATATGTTTAACCATGCATCAGTCCCTTAATTTGCTTGCAATATATAGATAGTCATACAAACTAACATTTCAAGTATAAGAAATTAAATATTGTGGTGTGATTTATTGCAGGTATTCTTTGCACTTGCTATGGCAGCAGTAGGAATATCGCAAACAAGCTCCTTAGCTCCAGATACTAGCAAAGCCAAGAGTGCCACTGCTTCAGTATTCTCGATTCTTGATCGCAAATCTAAGATAAACTCAAGTGATGAATCTGGAATGACAATTGATCAAGTGAAGGGTGAAATTCAGCTTCGACAAGTGAGTTTTACATATCCCACTAGACCTGATGTTCACATCTTTCAAGACCTATGCTTGACCATTCATGCAGGAAAGGTAATTTAATTCTTCCACAAAAACACTTGTTATTGCCATGCCTTGAGACTTGAGAGTTGAGACCATATAAGTAGTTGATACTGCATGCTAATTTATCAGACAGTGGCTATTGTTGGAGAAAGTGGGAGCGGAAAATCAACTGTCATATCCCTGTTGCAAAGATTCTATGATCTAGATTCTGGTTGTATTACTCTAGACGACATTGAAATTCAAAAGCTTCAGTTAAAGTGGTTAAGGCAACAAATGGGACTTGTAAGCCAAGAACCTGTTCTGTTTAATGAAACAATACGAGCTAATATTGCATATGGGAAGGGAGGCAACGCCACTGAGGATGAAATAGTAACTGCTGCAAAGCAAGCAAACGCGCACAACTTCATCAGTAGCTTACAACAGGTATAATGTTTCTGACAAAATTAATACTCCTAGGCCCTAGCTATATATATATGTTGTTTGTTTCTCTAATACGAAAAACATATATGTATATATTGTAGGGATATGATACAGTTGTTGGTGAAAGAGGAGTGCAACTATCAGGAGGCCAAAAACAACGAGTTGCAATAGCACGTGCCATAGTAAAGAATCCGAGAATACTCCTATTGGATGAAGCTACAAGCGCGCTTGATGCAGAATCTGAGAGAGTAGTGCAGGATGCATTGGATCAAGTGGTGGTGAACCGTACTACTATTGTTGTTGCTCATAGGTTATCCACCATAAAGAATGCAGACGTGATTGCAGTCATTCAAAATGGTGTTGTTGCAGAGAAAGGGAAGCATGATACTCTAATTCGTATCCAAGATGGTTTATATGCTTCTTTGGTTGCGCTTCATATTACTGCTGCCTCCTAGTCTTCCTTGCTTGCGCttcatctattttttattttatttttttatttttttttatttacttctaGTTGTACATAATTAAGATGAAAAGACCAATATGTTGAAACATTGAACAAGCTTAGGTGGTAAGTCAACTGTAGTTCATTTTTGAGACATCTATGTCATTCATAGCTATTACGGCTCGTTAGTTTGCCAATAATAAATGTTGGGAATATAATGAATTTAAGTGCTATTCACCAAGAAAAATAACAACATACGGAGTAATGTTAATGATAATGAAATCTCTCAAACATGGTGATTTTCTTCAAACATTTGCATTCCCACCAAATATCAATCCCAAAATGGTAAATGGATAGTAatgaaaatttatgaagaaaaagagATAATTTAGAATGAACTAACATTACCATGGGAATGGACATTAATTTTCCTTACAAATTCATTCCTATTTGACACCGTACCTTTTATGATCAATAATCAATTGTATATAAagtttgaattctcttcatctaaatgatgtttatattaaactagatttttttttcatttatagGTAACGTAACATGAATGTTCCTTGGGAATGGCATGTCACGATAAATTTTACGTAGTTTTACTGATTATAACTTAATCTTAAGTTGCAGAGATCACGACCTTAGATCGAAGAACAATAAGCCAAAATAGATACAACCCTATCTAAATAGATACAAGCTTAGCAGGAGAAAAGGGTTAACCCTTAGTTTGTACAAGAAATAGCAACCAAGAACATGCACAAACATGTCAAATAACACCACCTTTGGCTCCAACAAACTAACACAAAAAAGAAAGCCTTAAAAAGAGTTGATAAATAGACTACCAAAGTTGATCTCTTCTATCACGCCACCATCTCCACCTGAAAATATCgaattgaaatttgttttgttgaaataatgtttataaataaaaagtaaataaaggaAAGGGGGGAAATGGAAATTAAATAAGACAAAGTAAGATTAAACCAATTCTTACCTCTAGAGTGAAAAGAGATCTGTAaatgataaaataaataaaaacaacacGAGGTGTGTACGATTCAGGAAAAATTACCCGTTGTATATACAAGTTTCTACCTTAAAATAAATACCATATTTTATAATGTAAGATAAATGAATAAATAGAATGTTGAGAAAAATAACTCACCAATAGAAGTCCCATCTGGGTCGGACTTTGGTCATGCGGTTATGGCCATATGGGTAATCGGTTTCACCCCGACGGGTGTTTTGGAACGCACAACAACCAATGGAGTAAATGCCTATGAGTAAGATAAGCATAACTACGTTGAGGACAGATAGTTTGTGCCAATCCCTCCTTATGGACTCAAGTACTCCTGCCTTGCAAGAATCACACTCATAGCATAACAAATTCGGATCATTGTTCCATTTGTAGCAATCCGGATCTTGTGCAATTGTCACTGGTTCTTGCCCGTATGTGCATGATGTTGGTGGCTTACAGCATCCTGACTGTATATAGGTTCCCATGGTTTTGATGAACACAAGTTAATACAAGACCATCAATGactatttataatttaaatcattcaATTAATTATCGTTGAAAATGAGAGGTTGAGACGACGAAAACTACTTCGTATTATTGAACAAGAAACActacactacaaaaatttgtatcttttatgacaacctaataacgacgggtaaaaatccTGTCGCAAAAGGGCATTTGTGATggggataacaacccaacaaagacggaaacaaccgtcgcaaatgtcttttacgacgggttaacgacgaccCCTTTTATGATGGGTTCGCAACGGAAAATCctgtcgttaatcaacaattattgacctttagcgacgggatttcccgtcgtaaatagtacaatttcttgtagtgctatATTCCGTACTTGTTTCCCCTTGCCCTTTCATTTTTACTGTAGGGATGCAAATAGACAAAAATATTACTCACTTTTTTTCAAGAAATGAATTGCAATTCTTAAATAAAATTTGCTCTAAAATCCctctttcatttctttttaCTTGCAACTTGTCACGCACACCCTCTAAGGAAAAGATTTGAGAGAATAAAcagataaattatttaattttttaaaaatggaTTACAATTCCTGAAAACTGTTTGCTTTTTAATTTTCACAGTAACTTTTTCTAAACCATCTAAtcaatttttaataaaagattAAAAAAGTGAACACTTTATGCAAAAGTGTGATCAAATCATATCATAGATCAAATAACTTTAGCATAATGAATATAAATTTGAAAGTAAAATGATGGACCATTCATTAGAGATTAATTAAGAAAGAATACCATTCCACTATAGCGTGAACATGTCATCTTTCCTTTTCATCCACTTATCTTATACGGGTAGTGATAAAAGCAATATATATACCCCTGTAACACTATATATGATTTATTATTCTCATTCCCACCATTTATTGTTGACATTCAAATCGTTAGTCTTTTTTCAACCAAATATCTCTTTCCAAAGAAGACAAGAAAGCTATTTCACTTATCTTACAACTAAAAAGAGGAAATTTGAATTAACAAATATGCTAACTCGATAATTACTTGATAATTAAGATTAATATTAGAAAATTAAACTTCCGGAAATTAgtagagaaaaagaaaaagaaaactaTTAAAGTTAATTTCACTTGTTTCGTTATTTGAAGAGTAATTTAATTTCACTTGTTTCGTTCTTTAAGTGTAGAAAATATTTACTTAGTACATTTTTTCCATTGTTTGATTCGTTTAAGGAGAAAAGCTCTTGAAATTACAtggatattattattttcttgaattttcatTGATTTTAGAAATAGATGAAATATTACTAAAAACATTTCAAACAAGTAATCCATTTTAGTGTTCTTTATTTCCAAATTTCCaaaagacaatataataatatatttggaaaagaaaaaagagggaAAAGTACCTGGACAGGAGTCATATCATTCCTAAGGTAATCAACAGGAGTCCAAGCAGCAACCTTAGCACAAGTCTTAGAGCCCAT encodes:
- the LOC110778098 gene encoding tetraspanin-6 isoform X2; this translates as MYRLSNTVIGFLNLFSLLASIPIIGAGLYMAKDSTTCVNFLQTPLLVVGFIILIISLAGFIGACFHVAWALWVYLVVMLLLIVVLMIITVFGFIVTTQGGGAQITGRLYREFHLQDYSPWLRDKITNPKYWNNIKGCIMGSKTCAKVAAWTPVDYLRNDMTPVQSGCCKPPTSCTYGQEPVTIAQDPDCYKWNNDPNLLCYECDSCKAGVLESIRRDWHKLSVLNVVMLILLIGIYSIGCCAFQNTRRGETDYPYGHNRMTKVRPRWDFYWWRWWRDRRDQLW